A single window of Labrus mixtus chromosome 23, fLabMix1.1, whole genome shotgun sequence DNA harbors:
- the si:dkey-185m8.2 gene encoding trichohyalin: MDTTDENCSAVIGEDRDFPVRCTEEILLPVFTDESVQVAMDSQHAPTTQAVPSPALPELKLVLLGRKGTGKSSAGNTILGGVGGFESGKPTEECVKRKADVVGRKVTVVDTPGWEWYYPLNSTPNWVRRETLRSVSLCPPGPHAVLLVVRACASVTEDYIREIEEHLEPLGKRVWDHTMLLFTRGDELGLMSMEQRIPMSGQALQGLLQQCGNRYHVLDNRCKGDGTQVTELIRKLEVMVEKKAGSSHLEMDNTVLLGLEADGKRRARERRKKQRQMEEQVQRGTIKAALMSDGLQGSELDAHQSFSKAPRRLPEVRLVLLGERETGKSSAGNAILGKVDIFQAGEVSEECNRQQAEVAMRLVTVVDTPGWEGGIAGATPERVKREIINSVALCPPGPHALLLTLRVDTLVRSGHVKEHLELLGEGVWRHIIMLFTHGDQLREGVDIEQHIQGGGRELQWLLEKCRGRYHVISSLDGGGKGGSGMVADLLQKVEKMAAMNRCEAFSGLVQEVRDLSRQRNEKFNQRLKEMGDKMQRQDAELKNVRDREMKSIRWFFDRKKKGKSPGKADIQKEEEEEDEDRRVGERRNDIGDLEERMRWLTEDKEREIQDLSVENERIRVALNQIRKESDTGMLNLELREREIEELQERLEEQQIKLLNLERAGVENEHERKQREDVIKAEKQEWKRQVKKLEESVEQQKEERAEWMGEVESLKTEMEAIKIQYYNTLERKAQEKLKDLAELEDKLKSEMNIRLLEKDKEREKLRKQASEEKQKSLDGKAEYEKHMQRKAEEMKSQHEKEMDGNMREKEKEIEVVKLQLQEEMARRISEMESKMEKVKDEHKGDIDKKVKDNAENVGRAQKQHEKEMRDMRQEKQREIAEINESFGKEREEQKKAKGREIVELEQKYLVQLEEKGKVHEKEKERIHLDHKKDLEQKVQEKDNEVDVLKLQHQEEMERQMNEMERQMEGIKAKHREEIDQILREKSEVVESVKKEYSDQIGEIELLRQREIKELKEEFAEEIQKQKQEKQREMMDLELKHAAQIQEKVLENEKEKDVMNENLEKHILETMRERDRQTEELKHKHDEEIKEMKQDSEKEKERLERSLRKEMEQRLEVKEGDIEEMKSNLEEVEKKLQQKEEKETHLLNNKKEMEQRLQGREEEIKMIKEQLKELEQQLCQTNEERERDDLNHKNQMAQKLEEKERIVEKLKQDITNIDEILQRKEEERGEIILNQKREAEQRLQDREREMEEMKQQLLNDTDRKVKEKETEIQRLEQQADSRETAWREEQKKKDESDEKEMNRLLEIIDVKTNEIAQARRLLGERDAEFDKTCGNYLKEIQELKESKENLTAGMIEMQQRQTEEESKKNTETTERLKEKDDQLDRLAQKDQENEKEIVQLRLTIEQTKSELKQLTGKMEKEMTSMIQNYEKEIARREEESRQRVSDVAEELEESRRKVDELQEQNERMRIETDNLKLKCEEQKKENEKVKKHLKEHEEQEDNRKDEMESILAERNLEARVLKEANDKLQAQVDEAEGKLKEMIEKQSESRLKDNEIGEELLLKGKDVEEREQALIGNKEELRKRGIEIDAKEEELVERKGKLENKEEELCKWEAHLQRQQKDHEEKEKLESKRAQNIQKKERELDSLLSALEGKQMELSSHGQDIQKKVKGLKDQGKELKDREYYLRNEEQELLNWKSKLHVQNEHVNSTTQQLDEMGKDLSTLKDELQKKEKNVKAMFEKLRKWEENLKEREDGINERHLENRVAKVDRSEYNLLSVDKQVSEKGGKGRGRESDRGQDSRDWEDDKIETAASSAKSNNCHIETLKEKAEEKEEIRGGEVGQRKKQGKDNLERTLIIEDLQFVSASQGQSSSNNKDFTGSDLKVMVLGESWSSRSPSGVSILFGEAPKLDGSSFRTWQGQKAGRRLALVEPLGLKWRDGPDSTHSVQRKNICDGISWCHPGPHVVLLLMPAFLTCTPKYRRAVEEHMSVLRDGVWRHTLVLFTCGEFLGESAEQHILRNGELSKLVEQCGGRYHVISSKMNNSAIEGLLEKMEGMLDSNSWEQL, from the exons ATTTTCCAGTTCGGTGCACCGAGGAAATTCTTCTCCCCGTCTTCACGGATGAAAGTGTGCAGGTGGCCATGGACTCACAACATGCTCCAACCACCCAGGCCGTCCCTTCACCTGCTCTCCCAGAACTTAAACTGGTCCTGCTGGGTCGAAAAGGAACTGGAAAGAGCTCGGCAGGCAACACCATCCTGGGAGGAGTCGGAGGATTCGAGAGCGGGAAGCCGACGGAGGAGTGTGTGAAAAGGAAAGCGGACGTGGTGGGGAGGAAAGTCACAGTGGTGGACACTCCAGGATGGGAATGGTACTACCCTCTTAACAGCACCCCCAACTGGGTAAGGAGGGAAACTTTACGGAGTGTGTCACTCTGTCCTCCCGGCCCCCATGCTGTGCTTCTAGTGGTGCGAGCCTGTGCCTCTGTCACAGAGGACTACATCAGAGAGATAGAGGAGCACCTGGAGCCGCTGGGGAAAAGAGTTTGGGACCATACGATGTTACTCTTCACGAGGGGAGACGAATTAGGCCTGATGTCCATGGAGCAACGAATCCCGATGAGCGGACAGGCACTCCAGGGACTCCTCCAACAGTGCGGAAATAGATACCACGTTTTGGATAACCGGTGCAAAGGCGACGGGACGCAAGTTACAGAGCTGATAAGGAAGCTGGAGGTGATGGTGGAAAAGAAGGCCGGGAGCAGCCATTTAGAGATGGATAACACAGTTCTGTTGGGACTTGAGGCGGACGGGAagaggagagcgagggagagaaggaagaaaCAGAGGCAGATGGAGGAGCAGGTGCAGAGAGGGACCATCAAAGCTGCTCTAATGA GCGACGGTCTTCAGGGCTCTGAGCTGGACGCCCACCAGTCCTTCTCCAAGGCTCCTCGACGTTTACCCGAGGTCAGACTGGTTCTCCTGGGCGAGCGGGAAACAGGGAAGAGCTCTGCTGGGAACGCCATCCTGGGCAAAGTGGACATCTTCCAGGCAGGAGAGGTGTCGGAGGAGTGCAACCGTCAGCAGGCGGAGGTGGCCATGCGCTTGGTGACGGTGGTAGACACTCCAGGCTGGGAGGGAGGAATAGCCGGGGCCACGCCCGAGAGGGTGAAAAGggaaatcattaacagtgtggcCTTGTGTCCTCCGGGACCCCACGCACTGTTGTTGACTCTGAGGGTGGACACGTTGGTGAGATCGGGTCATGTTAAGGAACATCTGGAGCTTCTTGGTGAGGGCGTTTGGAGGCATATTATAATGTTGTTCACCCACGGGGATCAGCTTCGAGAAGGGGTGGACATCGAGCAGCACATCCAAGGAGGAGGCAGGGAACTCCAGTGGCTGCTGGAGAAGTGCAGGGGAAGGTACCACGTCATCAGCAGCTtagatggaggaggaaaaggaggctCTGGTATGGTGGCAGATCTCCTGCAGAAGGTGGAAAAGATGGCCGCCATGAACAGGTGTGAGGCTTTCTCTGGTTTGGTTCAGGAGGTCAGGGATCTGAGCCGGCAAAGAAACGAAAAGTTCAATCAGCGGCTGAAAGAGATGGGAGATAAAATGCAGCGTCAGGACGCAGAGTTGAAAAACGTGCGAGACAGGGAGATGAAAAGCATCAGGTGGTTTTTTGACCGGAAGAAGAAGGGGAAATCACCTGGGAAAGCGGACATtcaaaaggaggaagaagaggaggatgaggacagGAGGGTTGGCGAAAGGCGGAACGATATCGGGGATCTAGAGGAAAGGATGCGATGGCTGACGgaggacaaagaaagagaaattcAGGACCTGAGCGTAGAGAACGAAAGAATCCGGGTTGCACTGAACCAGATTAGAAAAGAAAGCGACACGGGGATGCTTAACCTAGAgctaagagagagggagattgaGGAGCTGCAAGAAAGACTTGAGGAGCAGCAAATAAAGCTTCTCAACCTGGAACGAGCTGGTGTTGAAAATGAACATGAGAGAAAGCAGAGGGAGGATGTCATCAAAGCAGAGAAACAAGAGTGGAAGAGGCAGGTGAAGAAATTGGAGGAAAGCGTAGAGCAACAGAaggaagagagagcagagtggATGGGAGAGGTCGAGTCtctaaaaacagaaatggaagCTATTAAAATACAGTATTATAACACTCTGGAGAGAAAAGCAcaagaaaaactcaaagaccTGGCAGAGTTAGAAGACAAACTGAAATCAGAGATGAACATAAGGCTgcttgaaaaagacaaagagcggGAAAAACTGAGAAAGCAAGCCTCGGAGGAAAAGCAGAAATCCCTAGATGGCAAAGCAGAATATGAAAAACACATGCAGaggaaagctgaagagatgAAATCACAACATGAGAAAGAGATGGATGGAAACATGcgtgagaaagagaaagagatagaggtCGTGAAACTGCAGCTTCAGGAAGAGATGGCAAGGAGAATCAGCGAAATGGAAAGTAAGATGGAGAAAGTGAAAGATGAACACAAAGGAGACATCGACAAGAAAGTGAAAGACAACGCTGAAAATGTGGGAAGAGCCCAAAAGCAACATGAGAAAGAAATGAGGGACATGAgacaagagaaacaaagagagattgCAGAGATTAACGAGAGCTTTggaaaggaaagagaagaacaaaagaAGGCCAAAGGGAGAGAGATAGTAGAGTTGGAACAAAAGTATCTCGTCCAGTtagaagaaaagggaaaagttcatgaaaaagagaaggaaaggatCCATCTAGATCACAAAAAAGACCTGGAACAAAAGGTGCAAGAGAAAGACAACGAGGTGGatgttttaaagctgcagcatcAGGAGGAAATGGAAagacaaatgaatgaaatggAAAGACAAATGGAGGGAATAAAAGCTAAACACAGGGAAGAAATAGATCAAATATTGAGAGAAAAGTCGGAAGTTGTAGAAAGTGTCAAAAAAGAGTACAGTGATCAAATAGGGGAGATCGAGCTTTtgagacaaagagagataaaagagctgaaagaagAGTTTGCAGAAGAAatccagaaacaaaaacaagaaaagcaaagagagaTGATGGATTTAGAGCTCAAGCATGCTGCTCAGATTCAAGAAAAGGTgctagaaaatgaaaaagagaaggaCGTGATGAATGAAAATCtcgaaaaacacattttggagaCGATGCGCGAAAGAGACAGGCAAACTGAGgagttaaaacacaaacacgatGAGGAAATCAAAGAAATGAAGCAAGACAgtgagaaggaaaaagaaaggcTTGAAAGGAGTCTCAGGAAAGAAATGGAGCAAAGACTGGAGGTGAAAGAAGGAGACATAGAGGAGATGAAATCAAATCTTGAGGAAGTGGAGAAGAAACTGCAgcaaaaggaggagaaagaaacgCATCTTTTAAATAACAAGAAAGAGATGGAGCAGAGGCTGcagggaagagaagaagaaatcaaaatgataaAGGAGCAGTTAAAGGAACTGGAGCAACAATTGTGTCAAACCAACgaggaaagggagagagatGATTTAAATCACAAGAACCAGATGGCGCAAAAActtgaagaaaaagagagaattgTAGAAAAATTGAAACAAGACATAACGAATATTGATGAAATtcttcaaagaaaagaagaagagagaggagaaattaTCCTCAATCAGAAGAGAGAGGCGGAACAAAGACTGcaagacagagagcgagagatggaggagatgaAACAACAGCTTCTAAACGACACGGACAGAAAAGTTAAGGAAAAGGAAACTGAGATCCAAAGACTTGAACAACAGGCCGACTCGAGGGAAACGGCTTGGAGggaagagcagaagaagaaggacgaGAGCGACGAAAAGGAGATGAACAGACTCCTTGAGATCATCGATGTGAAAACAAACGAGATTGCACAAGCTCGGCGACTTCttggagagagagatgcagagttTGATAAGACATGTGGGAACTACTTGAAAGAAATCCAAGAGCTGAAAGAAAGCAAGGAAAACCTCACCGCCGGTATGATCGAGATGCAACAGCGTCAAACAGAAGAGGAAAGTAAAAAGAACACCGAAACGACTGAGAGACTTAAAGAGAAAGACGACCAACTCGACCGGCTGGCACAGAAAGATCAAGAGAACGAGAAAGAGATCGTCCAGCTGAGGCTGACCATCGAGCAAACAAAGTCCGAGCTGAAGCAGCTCACCGgcaagatggagaaagagatgaCGAGCATGATTCAGAATTACGAAAAAGAGATCGCGAGACGGGAGGAGGAAAGTCGGCAAAGAGTTTCAGACGTCGCAGAGGAATTGGAGGAAAGTCGGAGGAAAGTTGACGAGCTGCAGGAACAAAATGAACGGATGAGAATAGAGACTGATAACCTCAAGTTAAAGTGTGAGGAGCAAAAGAAGGAGaatgaaaaagttaaaaaacatctCAAGGAACATGAAGAGCAGGAAGATAACAGAAAAGATGAAATGGAAAGTATTCTTGCAGAGAGAAATTTAGAGGCCAGGGTGTTGAAGGAAGCAAATGACAAACTACAGGCACAGGTGGATGAAGCGGAAGGGAAATTGAAGGAAAtgattgaaaaacaaagtgaatcCAGATTGAAAGACAATGAGATCGGAGAAGAGTTATTGCTGAAGGGAAAAGACGTAGAAGAAAGGGAGCAGGCTCTGATTGGAAAcaaggaggagctgaggaaaaGAGGAATTGAGATTGATGCAAAAGAGGAAGAGCTTGTTGAAAGAAAGGGAAAGTTGGAAAATAAGGAAGAAGAACTATGTAAATGGGAAGCACAtttacaaagacaacaaaaagatcatgaggaaaaggaaaaactcGAGAGCAAGAGGGCGCAAAATATCCAGAAAAAGGAAAGGGAGCTAGACAGCTTGCTTAGCGCTCTGGAGGGCAAACAGATGGAGCTCAGCTCACACGGTCAGGATATTCAAAAGAAGGTAAAAGGACTGAAAGATCAAGGGAAAGAGCTCAAAGATAGGGAGTACTACTTGAGAAACGAGGAGCAGGAGTTGCTCAACTGGAAGTCCAAGTTGCACGTCCAAAACGAGCATGTAAACTCTACAACCCAGCAGTTGGATGAAATGGGGAAAGACTTGTCTACGCTGAAGGATGAACttcagaaaaaggagaaaaacgtGAAGGCTATGTTTGAGAAACTGAGAAAATGGGAGGAGAATCTGAAAGAACGAGAGGACGGCATTAATGAAAGACATTTAGAGAATAGAGTAGCTAAAGTTGATCGCTCAGAGTACAACTTGCTTTCAGTAGATAAACAGGTCAGTGAGAAGGGGGGGAAGGGAAGAGGAAGGGAGTCAGATAGGGGACAGGATTCAAGAGACTGGGAGGATGATAAGATAGAAACCGCAGCGTCATCTGCAAAGAGCAACAACTGTCACATTGAAACCTTGAAGGAGAAAGCCgaggaaaaggaagagataagaggaggagaagtcggacagaggaagaaacaagGCAAAGACAACCTGGAGAGGACTTTGATCATTGAAGATTTACAGTTTGTATCTGCGAGTCAGGGTcaaagcagctcaaacaacaaagactttACAGGGTCAGATTTGAAGGTGATGGTCTTAGGAGAGTCCTGGTCCTCTCGCTCCCCATCTGGTGTCAGCATCCTGTTTGGAGAGGCGCCCAAACTGGACGGATCTTCCTTCAGAACATGGCAGGGTCAGAAAGCTGGGCGTCGTCTTGCCCTCGTAGAACCACTAGGTCTGAAGTGGCGAGACGGACCAGATTCAACCCACTCAGTTCAAAGGAAAAACATTTGTGACGGCATCTCTTGGTGTCACCCGGGACCTCACGTCGTCCTCCTGCTCATGCCGGCCTTCTTGACTTGCACACCCAAGTACAGGAGAGCGGTGGAGGAGCACATGAGCGTGCTTCGGGATGGAGTTTGGCGACACACGCTTGTGCTGTTCACATGTGGGGAATTCTTAGGAGAGAGCGCAGAGCAGCACATCCTGAGAAACGGAGAGCTATCGAAGCTCGTAGAACAATGCGGAGGCAGGTATCACGTGATTAGCAGCAAGATGAACAACTCTGCGATTGAGGGACTATTGGAGAAGATGGAGGGTATGTTAGACTCCAACAGCTGGGAGCAGTTGTAG